A window of the Alnus glutinosa chromosome 4, dhAlnGlut1.1, whole genome shotgun sequence genome harbors these coding sequences:
- the LOC133866294 gene encoding protein FAR1-RELATED SEQUENCE 4-like: MDSSSSRLDTEGQFDGALTHQDDHQNVEEPKDLTTFISDEELSDKDDEKVEEPKDLMTFSSDEELSDKEENVVLPVVLKDDEKIEEPKSSMTFSSLEEVCSYYRRYAKQVGFGIAHRTSRKTKGIKSYVMLICTRGGDERATSDVAKPIPTTNRTGCGARICARLCGDGTWFLSKVELTHNHSLSPGKARFFRSNKIINDAAKRRLELNDRAGIRLSKNFNSLVVESGGFESLSFGERDCRNYINKAKELRLGKGGAQALCDYFRRMQKQNSGFYFMIDMDDDCRLRNVFWADARSRAAYDFFGDVITFDTTYLTNSYDMPFAPFVGVNHHGQSILLGAGLISSEDTDTFVWLFKCWLECMNGQAPKAIITDQDRAMKNAIAIVFPEKYEENWKDLLEKYNLHDNAWLNGLYREKTFWVPAYMKDTFWAGMNTTQRSESMNAFFDGYVHSRTTLKEFVDEYDNALRRMVESETRADFDSFNRTISCISALQLEKLFQVVYTNAKFKEVHDQFVKMMSCNNSHLKSEGAISTFEVIEYVAVGDHLIEKTFLVYFNEDELEVKSTCALFEVRGILCRHSLSVLRTKKVTTLPQRYILDRWRKDIKREYSKVKSSYDAIGDNPHAQIYDKVRNNFEELLSLASENTEERCMELMKKIDQIKELWRCENQASGIPATVTSSSCQKVLSPHKVTCKGRPRTKRKVAVIETVVKKSNVSSKPPKTKKRKNQASKSTENQGNTSQSLLPSVPSTTHGHSTQDSVASSSTVAHTFSGHHHSILSQVLTMDPLPLSQEVLVQLLWFLPYCINTNPTVIIAWMTHVFNSIIPTDPAIEMHVRPIFNQVYAALNHISVLPTITDAVRSTIRLLMNGLLPP; the protein is encoded by the exons ATGGACTCTTCAAGTTCACGATTGGATACCGAGGGTCAATTTGACGGTGCTTTAACCCATCAAGATGACCATCAAAATG ttgaagaaccgaaGGATTTAACGACGTTTATTTCAGATGAAGAGTTGAGTGATAAGGATgatgagaaagttgaagaaccaAAGGATTTAATGACTTTTAGTTCAGATGAAGAGTTGAGTgataaggaagaaaatgtggTCCTACCCGTGGTGttaaaggatgatgagaaaattgaagaaccGAAGTCATCAATGACTTTTAGTTCATTAGAAGAAGTTTGCTCTTATTATAGGAGGTATGCTAAGCAAGTTGGGTTTGGTATAGCGCATAGAACCTCGAGAAAAACGAAGGGTATAAAAAGTTACGTAATGCTTATATGTACTCGTGGAGGTGACGAGCGAGCTACAAGTGATGTTGCGAAGCCAATTCCAACAACTAATAGAACAGGGTGTGGTGCCAGGATTTGTGCGAGATTATGTGgtgatggaacgtggttttTGAGTAAAGTTGAGCTGACACATAATCATTCGTTAAGCCCGGGTAAAGcgagattttttagaagcaaTAAGATAATTAATGATGCTGCAAAAAGAAGACTTGAGCTAAATGATAGAGCAGGAATACGTCTGAGTAAGAATTTCAATTCTTTAGTTGTTGAAAGTGGGGGGTTTGAGAGTCTTTCTTTTGGAGAGAGGGATTGTCGGAATTATATTAACAAGGCAAAAGAACTTCGTCTTGGTAAAGGGGGTGCCCAAGCACTTTGTGATTACTTCAGAAGAATGCAAAAGCAAAATAGTGGCTTCTACTTTATGATAGATATGGATGATGATTGTAGGCTACGAAATGTTTTTTGGGCGGATGCACGGAGTAGGGCAGCGTATGATTTCTTTGGGGATGTTATTACGTTTGACACAACGTATTTGACCAATAGCTATGacatgccatttgctccttttgtaggagtgaatcatcatggtcaatctATACTTTTGGGGGCAGGACTAATTTCAAGCGAGGATACAGACacatttgtgtggttgtttaaATGTTGGTTGGAGTGCATGAATGGCCAAGCCCCTAAAGCAATTATAACAGACCAGGATAgagctatgaaaaatgcaattgcTATTGTTTTCCCTGAAA AATATGAGGAAAACTGGAAAGATCTACTGGAGAAGTATAATCTTCATGATAATGCATGGTTGAATGGGTTATATAGGGAGAAGACATTTTGGGTGCCGGCATACATGAAAGATACGTTTTGGGCGGGAATGAACACTACACAgcgaagtgaaagtatgaacgcattttttgatggttacGTGCACTCCCGAACcacattgaaagaatttgttgatgaatatgATAATGCTTTAAGGAGAATGGTTGAGAGTGAGACACGTGCtgattttgattctttcaaTCGCACAATCTCGTGTATAAGCGCCTTGCAGTTAGAGAAACTGTTTCAAGTTGTCTACACAAATgcgaagttcaaagaagtacatgatcagtttgtgaaaatgatgtcCTGTAATAACTCCCATCTCAAAAGTGAAGGTGCAATTTCCACGTTTGAAGTTATTGAATATGTTGCCGTTGGAGACCACTTAATAGAAAAAACATTTCTTGTTTACTTCAATGAAGATGAATTGGAAGTGAAGTCCACATGTGCATTGTTTGAAGTAAGAGGCATCTTATGTAGGCATTCACTTTCCGTGTTACGGACGAAGAAAGTGACAACTTTGCCACAAAGATATATTCTTGACAGATGGAGGAAGGATATTAAGCGAGAGTACTCGAAGGTTAAGAGTAGTTATGATGCCATTGGTGATAATCCACATGCTCAAATATATGACAAGGTGAGAAACAATTTTGAGGAATTACTGTCGCTCGCATCAGAAAACACGGAGGAACGTTGCATGgaactaatgaaaaaaattgatcaaataaAGGAGTTGTGGCGTTGCGAAAATCAAGCTTCTGGCATTCCAGCTACTGTCACATCTTCTAGTTGTCAAAAGGTGCTTAGTCCTCATAAGGTTACTTGTAAAGGGAGGCCACGAACAAAGAGAAAGGTGGCTGTTATAGAAACAGTGGTAAAGAAATCCAATGTATCAAGCAAGCCACCTAAAACGAAGAAACGAAAAAATCAA GCCTCGAAATCAACGGAAAATCAAGGCAACACTAGCCAATCTCTGTTGCCTTCTGTACCTTCTACAACTCACGGTCATAGTACTCAG gATTCCGTCGCTTCGTCATCGACAGTTGCTCACACCTTCAGTGGTCACCATCATTCTATTCTTTCTCAg gtcttgaCTATGGATCCTCTCCCTTTGAGTCAAGAAGTATTGGTTCAATTGTTGTGGTTTTTACCATATTGTATCAATACCAACCCAACCGTAATAATTGCTTGGATGACACACGTTTTTAATTCCATCATCCCAACTGATCCGGCAATTGAAATGCATGTGCGGCCCATCTTCAATCAAGTTTATGCTGCACTCAACCATATAAGTGTCCTGCCCACAATTACTGATGCTGTGCGGTCAACTATACGTCTTCTGATGAATGGCTTACTTCCACCTTGA